The Bacteroidota bacterium genome contains a region encoding:
- a CDS encoding potassium channel protein, whose protein sequence is MSKHKSSENETIFKRLRFTGLLFLIVLVGGAIGYHLVEPEYTLFEGLYMTVITIATIGYGEIVDMSNNVSARIYTMVLSFAGIGVLTYFVSNLASIIIEGNLNESFKMKKMEKRIKKLNDHYIVCGCGNVGVNIVNELIKTKRSFILAGIEKDQINNLIEINDDFMGLIGDPTDDEFLIQLGITKAKGIFVNTGDDNINLVVCVSAKHLNPNITLVSECLEINNIEKLKIAGADKVISPTFIGGLRMASEMIRPTVTGFLDEMMRGTNDELRVEEINISSKYAGKTLADLNIETFKKTVLLSIREDGKWIYHPEQGHILKETTTLIIMTTPKDRISLEEHYS, encoded by the coding sequence ATGTCAAAACATAAAAGTTCGGAAAATGAAACAATTTTCAAACGCTTAAGGTTTACTGGACTTCTTTTTCTTATTGTACTTGTAGGAGGTGCTATCGGTTATCATCTTGTTGAACCGGAATACACCTTATTTGAAGGTCTTTATATGACCGTAATTACAATTGCAACAATAGGTTATGGAGAAATCGTTGATATGTCAAATAATGTTTCTGCACGAATATATACTATGGTGCTTTCTTTTGCAGGAATAGGTGTTTTAACATATTTTGTTTCAAACCTTGCATCAATAATTATTGAAGGTAATTTAAATGAAAGTTTTAAAATGAAAAAAATGGAAAAGAGAATAAAGAAGCTTAATGATCATTATATTGTTTGTGGATGTGGAAATGTTGGTGTAAACATAGTAAATGAATTAATAAAGACAAAACGTTCTTTTATTTTAGCAGGGATAGAAAAAGATCAGATAAATAATTTAATAGAAATAAATGACGATTTCATGGGGTTAATTGGAGATCCTACTGATGATGAATTTTTAATACAACTTGGTATTACAAAAGCAAAAGGAATATTTGTAAATACAGGAGATGATAATATAAATCTTGTAGTATGCGTTTCAGCAAAACATTTAAATCCAAATATTACTTTGGTTTCAGAATGTCTTGAAATAAATAATATTGAAAAGCTTAAGATTGCCGGTGCTGACAAAGTAATTTCTCCAACATTCATTGGGGGTTTGAGGATGGCATCTGAAATGATACGACCAACAGTTACAGGTTTTCTTGATGAAATGATGCGAGGAACAAATGATGAGTTAAGAGTGGAAGAAATAAATATATCATCAAAATACGCAGGAAAAACTCTTGCTGATTTGAATATTGAAACATTTAAGAAAACTGTTCTTCTTTCAATTCGTGAAGATGGTAAATGGATATATCATCCTGAGCAAGGACATATTCTTAAAGAAACAACTACATTAATAATAATGACAACCCCTAAAGATAGGATTTCTCTTGAAGAACATTATTCATAA